A single genomic interval of Lathyrus oleraceus cultivar Zhongwan6 chromosome 7, CAAS_Psat_ZW6_1.0, whole genome shotgun sequence harbors:
- the LOC127106855 gene encoding protein SOSEKI 2 has protein sequence MQHSSPAPGFAMDIRSHRGARETSPDRAKICRMKQKAKAVRKVQVVYYLSRNGLLEHPHFMEVTLSPNQPLRLKDVFDRLMALRGSGMPSQYSWSTKRNYKSGYVWHDLSLKDIIHPSEGGAEYVLKGSELVEGFQQLNLSEKQAIQPQQEQNFTSYNNSKSKVALSGRHQPKLESEDHPYEEYEEELLEKEYDHLDGEKTSYTSSTTTPHSRCSRGVSTEELDEVVITNSHTTPPPPNPNSATTLAEKLKQRDERRVNNVITSNYPKRLGNESLTSAPVPQSRYSVLLQLIACGSSGAEMKAKQNGGESRLSNVGTSKRRESLDEEKLYSSGNHCHHRDDDDDVCVSENPRLLGNLQSEEKEYFSGSIVESMKANRVAFAFEEGEPVLKKSNSYNEERRSRLGMEELQLRETKEGKGGVREKCIPLIKSSKESRK, from the exons ATGCAACATTCTTCACCTGCACCCGGTTTTGCCATGGACATTCGTTCACATAGAGGTGCTAGAGAAACGAGTCCAGACCGTGCCAAAATATGTAGGATGAAGCAGAAAGCGAAGGCCGTTAGAAAAGTACAAGTTGTTTATTATCTCTCACGAAATGGCCTATTAGAGCATCCACATTTCATGGAAGTTACTCTCTCTCCCAATCAACCTCTCCGTTTGAAAGATGTATTTGATCGCCTCATGGCTCTGAGAGGAAGTGGCATGCCTTCTCAATATTCATGGTCTACTAAAAG AAACTATAAGAGTGGATATGTGTGGCATGATTTATCGCTGAAGGACATAATTCATCCATCAGAAGGTGGAGCTGAGTATGTACTCAAAGGATCTGAACTTGTAGAAGGATTTCAACAACTGAATTTGAGCGAGAAACAAGCAATTCAGCCGCAGCAAGAACAGAATTTTACTAGTTACAACAATTCAAAGAGTAAGGTTGCGTTGAGTGGAAGACACCAACCGAAATTAGAGAGTGAAGATCATCCATATGAAGAGTACGAAGAGGAATTGTTAGAGAAAGAGTATGATCATTTAGATGGAGAGAAAACGAGTTATACAAGTTCAACAACAACGCCGCATTCTCGTTGCTCTAGAGGTGTATCAACGGAAGAGCTTGATGAGGTAGTTATAACTAATTCCCATACTACCCCGCCACCTCCGAATCCAAATTCCGCTACTACCCTCGCGGAGAAACTGAAACAGAGGGATGAGAGGAGGGTCAACAATGTGATAACTTCTAATTACCCGAAACGGTTAGGGAATGAGTCGCTGACGTCAGCGCCAGTACCACAAAGTCGTTATTCTGTTTTGCTGCAACTGATAGCGTGTGGGAGTTCTGGTGCGGAGATGAAAGCGAAGCAGAATGGAGGAGAATCGCGGTTGAGCAATGTGGGGACCAGTAAGAGGAGGGAGAGCCTCGATGAGGAGAAGCTGTATTCATCTGGCAATCATTGTCATCATCGTGACGATGACGATGATGTATGTGTATCGGAGAATCCGAGGTTGTTAGGGAATTTGCAATCAGAGGAAAAGGAATACTTCAGTGGGAGTATTGTGGAATCCATGAAAGCGAACCGGGTCGCTTTCGCTTTCGAGGAGGGTGAACCGGTGCTCAAGAAATCCAATTCTTATAATGAAGAAAG GAGAAGCAGGCTAGGGATGGAGGAGTTGCAGTTGAGGGAAACAAAAGAGGGAAAAGGAGGAGTGAGAGAGAAATGCATACCGCTTATAAAATCTTCTAAAGAGAGTAGGAAATGA